The Raphanus sativus cultivar WK10039 unplaced genomic scaffold, ASM80110v3 Scaffold3418, whole genome shotgun sequence genome window below encodes:
- the LOC130506575 gene encoding alkane hydroxylase MAH1-like: protein MAFISLFGAFIASFCFLIVSYFLNQKTFGYLQIKKTLQRYPWNWPILGMFPGLLVRIHRINDSVEVLENSNMTFPFKGPWFAGKDVLITVDPANIQHIVSSNFSNYIKGEEFKEIFEVYRDGLVNSDGDRASKLKKCYQALLHDQGFQRLSTSATTSKLKDVLLPLFDHFAEEGTVVDLQDVFRRFTFDTALVTITGSDRRYLSTEMREDEFVKAFEDVGEAIVYRHLTPRFFWKLQKWIGFGPEKKMVEAEALIDRVCAKYILAKRDELQQQGISQHEDVLTFFMKLDTTKYELSDPIDDKFLRDVILGFIVAGRDTVVSALSWFFWLLSENPQVTTLIREEINKNLPRTGCGHENLDKLVYLHATLYETMRLYPPLPFQRKSSIKSDVLPSGHKVDADSPIMIFLYAMGRIRAIWGEDAWEFKPERWVSDTGELRHEPSHKFFPFYAGPRTCLGKHTVMNHLKIIVVEVLQNYDIEVVKGHKIEPLPGLTLHMKHGLRVKLAKRCSA, encoded by the coding sequence ATGGCTTTTATCAGTTTATTTGGAGCATTCATAGCTTCCTTTTGCTTTCTTATCGTCTCTTATTTTCTCAACCAGAAAACCTTTGGTTACTTACAAATCAAGAAAACTCTTCAAAGATACCCCTGGAACTGGCCGATTCTTGGGATGTTTCCGGGTTTGCTTGTGAGGATTCACCGGATAAACGACAGCGTTGAGGTTCTAGAAAACTCTAACATGACGTTCCCATTCAAGGGTCCATGGTTTGCTGGAAAGGATGTATTGATCACAGTCGATCCAGCTAATATTCAGCATATAGTGAGCTCAAACTTCTCCAACTATATCAAAGGTGAGGAGTTCAAGGAGATCTTTGAAGTTTACCGAGACGGGCTAGTCAACTCAGACGGTGATCGAGCTAGCAAGCTGAAGAAGTGTTACCAGGCCCTTCTCCACGATCAAGGGTTTCAGAGACTTTCAACGAGTGCCACAACAAGCAAACTCAAGGACGTGCTATTGCCTCTTTTCGATCATTTTGCAGAGGAAGGGACGGTCGTGGACTTACAGGATGTGTTCAGGAGATTCACCTTTGACACAGCCCTAGTTACAATAACCGGGTCTGATCGTAGATATCTCTCCACTGAAATGCGTGAAGATGAGTTCGTTAAAGCATTCGAGGATGTTGGAGAAGCGATTGTGTATAGGCATCTCACACCAAGATTCTTTTGGAAGCTGCAAAAGTGGATAGGGTTCGGACCAGAGAAGAAGATGGTGGAAGCTGAAGCATTAATTGATCGTGTTTGTGCAAAATACATATTAGCTAAGAGAGATGAGTTACAACAACAAGGGATTAGTCAGCATGAGGATGTTTTAACTTTCTTCATGAAACTAGATACAACCAAGTACGAGCTCTCGGATCCCATTGATGATAAATTCCTAAGAGATGTCATCTTGGGTTTCATTGTAGCGGGAAGAGACACCGTGGTGTCAGCTCTTTCTTGGTTCTTCTGGCTTTTGTCTGAAAATCCTCAAGTGACGACTTTAATACGCGAAGAAATCAACAAGAATCTACCAAGAACCGGATGTGGCCATGAGAACTTGGACAAGCTCGTGTACTTACATGCCACATTGTATGAAACAATGAGGCTCTATCCACCACTTCCATTCCAACGTAAGTCTTCTATAAAATCAGACGTGCTTCCAAGCGGGCATAAAGTCGATGCAGACTCTCCAATTATGATCTTTCTTTACGCGATGGGGAGGATTAGAGCTATATGGGGAGAAGACGCATGGGAGTTTAAGCCAGAGAGATGGGTTTCAGACACAGGAGAGTTGAGACATGAACCGTCCCACAAGTTCTTTCCGTTTTACGCTGGCCCGAGAACTTGTCTAGGTAAGCATACAGTTATGAATCATTTGAAGATAATAGTGGTGGAGGTATTACAAAACTATGACATTGAGGTAGTTAAAGGACACAAGATCGAGCCACTTCCTGGTCTTACTCTTCACATGAAGCATGGGCTTAGAGTCAAGCTTGCTAAGAGATGTTCAGCTTGA